Proteins from a genomic interval of Gordonia sp. SL306:
- a CDS encoding SAM-dependent methyltransferase gives MSELDAVGRTALGVAWARATESSRPDALFHDPLAEAIARVRPRPYSAERDSEGARVEVEAMYLWLVARTLFLDDVFADAAAAGVRQFVILGSGLDGRGFRSRFTPDSRLFEVDRPAVVDVKEAVVAEVGIEPVVDRRPVRCDLVDDWLRALQDNGFRPDEPSAWLAEGLLAYLPADVVTRVIEGVSVAATADSRIGVTVRRARRRAPGRDDPFAEIRALWHDNPDVPAALDAAGWECSLSDTRSVLAAHGRPINRPGMSSASLLAGTRRR, from the coding sequence TTGAGCGAACTGGATGCCGTCGGCAGAACAGCCCTCGGAGTGGCATGGGCGCGGGCGACAGAGTCCTCGCGTCCGGATGCCCTCTTTCATGACCCGCTCGCCGAGGCCATCGCGCGTGTGCGTCCGCGGCCGTATTCCGCCGAACGCGACAGCGAGGGCGCCCGTGTGGAAGTCGAGGCGATGTACCTGTGGCTCGTGGCGCGGACCCTGTTCCTCGACGATGTCTTCGCCGACGCCGCCGCGGCGGGAGTTCGGCAGTTCGTCATCCTCGGCTCCGGCCTGGACGGCCGAGGATTCCGGAGCAGGTTCACACCCGACTCCCGGCTGTTCGAGGTCGACCGCCCCGCAGTGGTGGACGTGAAGGAGGCCGTGGTGGCCGAGGTGGGGATCGAACCCGTCGTCGATCGGCGGCCGGTGCGTTGCGACCTCGTCGACGACTGGTTGCGTGCGCTGCAGGACAACGGTTTTCGACCCGACGAGCCGTCGGCGTGGCTGGCCGAGGGGCTACTCGCATATCTGCCGGCCGACGTCGTGACCCGCGTCATCGAGGGTGTCAGCGTGGCGGCGACAGCGGATTCGAGGATCGGTGTCACCGTGCGCCGCGCCCGCAGACGCGCGCCCGGCCGCGATGATCCGTTCGCCGAGATCCGCGCACTCTGGCACGACAATCCGGACGTCCCCGCCGCCTTGGACGCGGCGGGATGGGAGTGCTCGCTGAGCGACACCAGGTCCGTACTCGCGGCGCACGGCAGGCCGATCAATCGGCCGGGGATGAGCTCGGCGTCGCTGTTGGCGGGTACTCGGCGGCGTTGA
- a CDS encoding decaprenylphospho-beta-D-erythro-pentofuranosid-2-ulose 2-reductase, with protein MINAVGVPRSVLVLGGSSEIGLAITEEYLKKGPMRVVLATVPGDPAAAAAAEKMTKAGASSVEQIDFDALAPDTHPAVLDKAFAGGDIDVAIVAFGIQPDDEKAWQDQKVAVTEVGINYTAAVSVGVLLGEKMRAQGFGQIIAMSSVAGERVRRSNFVYGSTKAGLDGFYLGLGDALRPFGIRVLVIRPGQVRTRLSAHVKEAPMTVEKEDVGRLAVAAADKGKEIVWAPGPFRFVMIILRHIPRPIFRRLPI; from the coding sequence ATGATCAATGCCGTCGGCGTGCCGCGGTCCGTCCTCGTGCTGGGCGGGAGTTCCGAGATCGGGCTGGCCATCACCGAGGAGTACCTGAAGAAGGGCCCGATGCGGGTGGTGCTGGCCACCGTCCCCGGCGACCCGGCGGCCGCGGCCGCTGCCGAGAAGATGACCAAGGCCGGCGCGTCGAGTGTCGAGCAGATCGACTTCGACGCCCTCGCCCCGGACACTCATCCGGCCGTGCTCGACAAGGCCTTCGCCGGCGGCGACATCGACGTCGCGATCGTCGCATTCGGTATCCAACCCGACGACGAGAAGGCCTGGCAGGACCAGAAGGTCGCGGTCACCGAGGTGGGGATCAACTACACCGCCGCAGTGTCGGTTGGCGTGTTGCTGGGCGAGAAGATGCGCGCACAGGGATTCGGGCAGATCATCGCGATGAGCTCGGTCGCCGGAGAACGGGTGCGCCGCAGCAACTTCGTCTACGGCTCCACCAAGGCCGGCCTCGACGGCTTCTACCTCGGACTCGGTGACGCATTGCGCCCGTTCGGCATCCGCGTCCTGGTCATCCGGCCGGGACAGGTCCGGACCCGCCTCTCGGCGCATGTGAAGGAGGCGCCGATGACGGTCGAAAAAGAGGACGTCGGACGCCTGGCCGTCGCGGCCGCCGACAAGGGCAAGGAAATCGTCTGGGCGCCCGGGCCGTTCCGCTTCGTGATGATCATCCTGCGGCACATCCCGCGCCCGATCTTCCGTCGACTGCCCATCTGA
- a CDS encoding MBL fold metallo-hydrolase has product MIVPKSKFLISRVDAGSSSAFLVHTDVVNWVLLQEGSGITLIDGGYPGQASEVVESIRHIGGRPEDIRGALLTHAHVDHLGGLVPLSEQYGFDVYMDPVEVAHARREYLQQAGPLDILPIAYRPRVLRWLAAVTPLGVLSRKGIDGAKPFGTPLDLPGGPTPVAAHGHTDGHSAYLVADGTVLVSGDALVSGHPISAIAGPQCISDAFQHDVETARRTVESFTRLDANVLFPGHGPRYDGSVADAARRALDVS; this is encoded by the coding sequence GTGATCGTGCCGAAGAGCAAGTTCCTGATCAGCCGGGTCGACGCCGGATCGTCGTCGGCCTTCCTGGTGCACACCGACGTCGTGAACTGGGTTCTGCTCCAAGAGGGTTCGGGCATCACCCTGATCGACGGCGGATACCCGGGCCAGGCCTCCGAGGTGGTGGAGTCGATCCGTCACATCGGCGGACGCCCCGAGGACATCCGAGGGGCTCTGCTGACCCATGCCCACGTCGATCACCTCGGCGGACTGGTGCCCCTGAGCGAGCAGTACGGATTCGACGTCTACATGGATCCGGTCGAGGTGGCACACGCCCGACGTGAGTACCTCCAGCAGGCCGGCCCCCTCGACATCCTGCCGATCGCGTACCGGCCACGTGTCCTTCGTTGGCTGGCCGCGGTCACCCCGCTCGGAGTGTTGAGCCGCAAGGGAATCGACGGCGCCAAGCCGTTCGGAACCCCGCTCGATCTACCCGGCGGTCCGACTCCGGTTGCCGCGCACGGTCATACCGACGGACACAGCGCCTATCTCGTCGCCGACGGTACCGTCCTGGTGTCCGGTGATGCGCTGGTCAGCGGGCATCCGATCTCGGCAATCGCGGGTCCGCAATGTATCTCGGATGCCTTTCAGCACGACGTCGAGACGGCGCGGCGGACCGTCGAATCGTTCACCCGGCTCGACGCGAACGTCCTGTTCCCCGGCCACGGACCGCGATACGACGGTTCCGTCGCGGATGCCGCCCGACGAGCGCTCGACGTGTCCTGA
- a CDS encoding ArsR/SmtB family transcription factor — MPDGDPAGASEATGHFVDAAPVDLFAALADDSRWQILVTLSGSPASASALAAELPITRQAIAKHLRVLEEVGLVSSAKAGRELRYEPVGARLSQVARQLDAIARGWDRRLDRIRSIAEDGRP, encoded by the coding sequence GTGCCTGATGGGGATCCGGCCGGGGCGAGCGAAGCGACGGGGCATTTCGTCGACGCCGCGCCGGTCGATCTGTTCGCGGCGCTCGCCGACGACAGTCGGTGGCAGATCCTCGTGACGCTCTCCGGGTCCCCGGCGTCGGCGTCGGCGCTGGCGGCCGAACTGCCCATCACCAGACAGGCGATCGCGAAACACCTTCGCGTGCTGGAGGAGGTGGGGCTGGTCAGCTCGGCCAAGGCCGGCCGGGAGCTCCGTTACGAGCCGGTGGGCGCGCGGCTGAGCCAGGTCGCCCGACAACTCGATGCCATCGCGCGTGGCTGGGACCGCCGCCTCGACCGGATCAGGTCGATCGCCGAGGACGGCCGCCCCTGA
- a CDS encoding SRPBCC domain-containing protein, whose amino-acid sequence MDTQFDRIEREISIDAPADRVWALVSEPGWYINDQKILDHQISRDGDISYVTDPDHGRFAFRTVTLDEPNYAAFRWHIDADDLSSSSTLVEFWVTQAETGVVLKVAESGFGSLSEPEADRRSRFDDHTQGWGIELDLARAHLTGAAARA is encoded by the coding sequence ATGGACACCCAATTCGATCGCATCGAACGCGAGATCAGCATCGACGCACCCGCCGACCGTGTCTGGGCGTTGGTCAGCGAGCCGGGCTGGTACATCAACGATCAGAAGATTCTCGATCATCAGATCAGTCGCGACGGCGATATCTCGTACGTCACCGACCCCGACCACGGTCGGTTCGCCTTTCGGACGGTGACACTCGACGAACCGAACTACGCAGCCTTCCGCTGGCACATCGACGCCGACGACCTGTCGAGTTCGTCGACGCTGGTGGAGTTCTGGGTCACCCAGGCGGAGACGGGCGTCGTACTCAAGGTCGCCGAGTCGGGCTTCGGGTCGCTCTCCGAGCCGGAGGCCGATCGCCGCTCGCGATTCGACGACCACACCCAGGGGTGGGGCATCGAGCTGGATCTGGCTCGCGCCCATCTCACCGGGGCCGCTGCCCGTGCCTGA
- the aroQ gene encoding type II 3-dehydroquinate dehydratase: MPDTSSSPEPLPILLLNGPNLNTLGVRQPEVYGSATLDDVVALAERTASEVGFGLRAAQTNHEGQMIDWIHEARGQVSGIVINPGGWTHTSVALADALLVPEVPIIEVHISNIHRREAFRHHSYVSPIASGVIAGCGIPGYEFAIRRLAELVDAG, encoded by the coding sequence ATGCCGGACACCTCGTCGAGCCCCGAACCCCTGCCGATTCTGCTGCTCAACGGCCCGAACCTGAACACCCTGGGCGTCCGGCAGCCGGAAGTGTACGGATCGGCGACCCTCGACGACGTCGTCGCGCTCGCGGAACGGACCGCGTCGGAAGTGGGGTTCGGTCTGCGCGCGGCCCAGACGAATCACGAGGGCCAGATGATCGACTGGATCCACGAGGCCCGCGGGCAGGTCAGCGGCATCGTGATCAACCCGGGCGGCTGGACGCACACATCGGTCGCGCTGGCCGACGCGCTGCTGGTTCCGGAGGTGCCGATCATCGAGGTCCACATCAGCAACATCCACCGTCGCGAGGCGTTCCGGCATCACTCCTACGTGTCGCCGATCGCGTCCGGGGTGATCGCAGGTTGCGGCATCCCGGGCTACGAGTTCGCGATCCGCAGGCTCGCGGAACTGGTCGACGCCGGTTGA
- a CDS encoding FAD-binding oxidoreductase, with the protein MSTEELLPIETRKLMGWGRTMPIQGHVLATPYPEVIAEAVARVADQNADKPDYLKRGVIARGLGRSYGENAQNAGGLTIDMSLLNRIYSIDPDTAIVDVDAGVDLDTLMRKALPHGLWVPVLPGTRQVTVGGAIGCDIHGKNHHSAGSFGNHVVEVTLLLASGKIITITPDGTDDDPDASIFWATVGGIGLTGIILRAKIRMTRTESAYFIADGTVTSTLDETIALHQDGSESNYTYSSGWFDAISKPPKLGRGTFSRGSLATLDQLPPELAKDPLKFDAPTLMNFPDIFPNGLANKFDFSIVGEAYYRMGGNYTGKIQNLTQFYHPLDLFGNWNRAYGSKGFLQYQFIVPPEAVEEFKQIIIDIQASGHVSFLNVFKLFGPGNQAPLSFPMAGWNICVDFPIKKGLAEFCNELDRRVMSIGGRLYTAKDSRTSAETFHAMYPRVDEWISTRRRVDPERVFMSDMGRRLELV; encoded by the coding sequence ATGTCTACAGAAGAGCTGTTGCCGATCGAGACCCGCAAACTGATGGGGTGGGGACGCACGATGCCCATTCAGGGCCACGTGCTGGCGACCCCATACCCCGAGGTCATCGCCGAGGCGGTGGCGCGAGTTGCCGACCAGAATGCCGACAAACCCGACTATCTGAAGCGCGGCGTGATCGCCCGCGGACTCGGTCGCTCCTACGGTGAGAACGCACAGAACGCCGGTGGCCTGACCATCGACATGTCGCTGCTCAACCGGATCTACTCGATCGACCCCGACACCGCCATCGTCGACGTCGACGCCGGCGTAGATCTGGACACCCTGATGCGCAAGGCCCTGCCACACGGTCTGTGGGTCCCGGTTCTGCCGGGCACGAGACAGGTGACCGTCGGCGGCGCGATCGGCTGCGACATCCACGGCAAGAACCACCACAGCGCGGGCAGCTTCGGCAACCACGTGGTCGAGGTCACGTTGCTGCTCGCCAGCGGGAAGATCATCACGATCACCCCGGACGGCACCGACGACGATCCCGACGCCTCGATCTTCTGGGCCACCGTCGGCGGCATCGGCCTGACCGGCATCATCCTGCGGGCGAAGATCAGGATGACCCGTACCGAGTCGGCGTACTTCATCGCCGACGGCACGGTCACCTCCACACTCGACGAGACCATCGCCCTGCATCAGGACGGCAGCGAGTCGAACTACACCTACAGCTCCGGCTGGTTCGACGCGATCAGCAAGCCCCCGAAGCTCGGGCGCGGCACCTTCTCCCGCGGTTCGCTCGCCACCCTGGATCAGCTGCCGCCGGAACTGGCCAAGGACCCGTTGAAGTTCGACGCCCCGACGCTGATGAACTTCCCCGACATCTTCCCCAACGGGCTGGCCAACAAGTTCGACTTCTCCATCGTCGGCGAGGCCTACTACCGCATGGGCGGCAACTACACCGGCAAGATCCAGAATCTGACGCAGTTCTATCACCCGCTGGATCTGTTCGGGAACTGGAATCGGGCCTACGGCTCCAAGGGATTCCTTCAGTACCAGTTCATCGTCCCGCCCGAGGCCGTCGAGGAGTTCAAGCAGATCATCATCGACATCCAGGCATCCGGACACGTCAGCTTCCTCAACGTGTTCAAACTGTTCGGCCCGGGAAATCAGGCGCCACTGTCGTTCCCGATGGCCGGATGGAACATCTGCGTCGACTTCCCCATCAAGAAAGGCCTCGCCGAGTTCTGCAACGAACTCGACCGGCGGGTCATGTCGATCGGTGGCCGCCTCTACACCGCAAAGGATTCGCGCACCTCGGCGGAGACCTTCCACGCGATGTATCCGAGGGTCGACGAGTGGATCTCGACGCGACGCCGTGTCGATCCGGAGCGGGTGTTCATGTCCGACATGGGCCGCCGCCTCGAACTCGTCTGA
- a CDS encoding galactan 5-O-arabinofuranosyltransferase translates to MGIPARRARDVGELVVGAIVAVLIAYLGLKIIGAVDWPAFNSSNVSRALTTVGQVVAVALLVIAVILHRGGRARWLTSLLSVVASAGLVTVTLGMPLGATKLYLFGLSVDQEFRTEYLTRMTSSPRLADMTYIDLPPYYPAGWFWWGGRFADVEGLPGWEAYKPWAIISMSVAAAVGILLWTRMVGANRGIPIALAVTTITLMYASPEPYAAVLVMIGTPMLITLLCALRGRSRIADGPVGGFRRGTSWPAVVAAGAFFGLSATFYTLYTGLFALTAALMALYLIGQAWFGASNKAVPDQAVSARRRSTIGAIIGRLVSVGAIAGLIALLVWAPYLWSRVRSEPASGGTAEHYLPERGSILPLPFFHFTLVGIITFIGLIWLLLRFRKRTIALALGLTVLTVYLFCLLSMLLTAAGTTLLSFRLDPILDATLGAAGVLGVAEVSRWAVGKFGDVRFAIGAVAAISAIALAQGVPGYLSTEITTAYTDTDGYGKRADQRPPGAESYFPEINRLIHRQTGRPADQNVVLTADYGFLSIYPYWGFQGLTSHYANPLAQFDKRAATIARWSESTTPDQMIRKLDRSPWKPPNVFLFRYGADGYTLRLAKDVYPNDPNVSRYSVTFDPAVFADPRFAVTEVGPFVVVVRR, encoded by the coding sequence ATGGGGATCCCCGCTCGCCGCGCCCGCGACGTCGGAGAACTCGTCGTCGGTGCGATCGTCGCCGTTCTGATCGCCTACCTCGGTCTCAAGATCATCGGGGCTGTCGACTGGCCCGCGTTCAACTCGTCCAACGTGAGTCGGGCGCTCACCACCGTCGGCCAGGTGGTCGCCGTCGCGCTGCTGGTGATCGCCGTCATCCTCCATCGCGGCGGCCGTGCCCGATGGCTGACCAGCCTCCTGTCGGTGGTCGCGTCGGCCGGTCTGGTGACGGTCACGCTCGGCATGCCACTGGGCGCCACCAAGCTCTATCTGTTCGGCCTCTCGGTGGATCAGGAGTTCCGCACCGAGTACCTGACCAGGATGACGAGCAGCCCCCGGCTGGCCGACATGACCTACATCGACCTGCCGCCGTACTACCCGGCCGGCTGGTTCTGGTGGGGCGGGCGGTTCGCCGATGTCGAGGGCCTTCCCGGCTGGGAGGCCTACAAACCGTGGGCGATCATCTCGATGTCGGTGGCCGCGGCGGTCGGCATCCTGCTGTGGACCCGGATGGTCGGCGCGAACCGCGGGATCCCGATCGCGCTCGCGGTCACCACCATCACCCTCATGTACGCCTCCCCGGAGCCGTACGCGGCGGTGCTGGTCATGATCGGCACGCCGATGCTCATCACGTTGCTCTGCGCGCTACGCGGCCGATCGCGCATCGCCGACGGCCCGGTGGGCGGTTTCCGGCGCGGGACGAGTTGGCCTGCCGTGGTCGCCGCGGGTGCGTTCTTCGGCCTCAGCGCCACCTTCTACACCCTCTACACCGGTCTGTTCGCCCTCACGGCGGCCCTGATGGCTCTCTATCTGATCGGCCAGGCATGGTTCGGCGCATCCAACAAGGCCGTCCCCGACCAGGCCGTCTCCGCCCGAAGGCGTTCGACGATCGGTGCGATCATCGGCCGACTGGTGTCGGTGGGCGCGATCGCCGGACTCATCGCGTTGCTGGTGTGGGCGCCGTACCTGTGGTCGAGGGTCCGCAGTGAACCGGCCAGCGGTGGTACCGCCGAGCACTACCTGCCCGAGCGCGGCTCCATCCTGCCGCTGCCGTTCTTCCACTTCACCCTCGTCGGGATCATCACCTTCATCGGACTGATCTGGCTCCTGCTGCGTTTCCGGAAACGAACGATCGCCCTCGCGCTGGGCTTGACGGTGTTGACCGTCTACCTGTTCTGCCTGCTGTCGATGCTGCTCACCGCCGCGGGCACCACGCTTCTCTCGTTCCGTCTCGATCCGATCCTCGATGCGACTCTCGGCGCCGCGGGTGTGCTCGGTGTGGCAGAGGTGTCGCGGTGGGCGGTCGGTAAATTCGGCGATGTCCGGTTCGCGATCGGTGCCGTCGCAGCGATCTCCGCCATCGCCCTCGCCCAGGGCGTGCCGGGTTATCTCTCCACCGAGATCACCACCGCCTACACCGACACCGACGGCTACGGGAAACGTGCCGATCAGCGGCCGCCGGGCGCCGAATCGTACTTCCCCGAGATCAATCGACTCATCCACCGACAGACCGGCCGACCGGCCGATCAGAACGTGGTCCTCACCGCCGACTACGGATTCCTCTCCATCTACCCGTACTGGGGTTTCCAGGGTCTGACGTCGCACTACGCAAACCCGTTGGCCCAGTTCGACAAGCGCGCGGCCACGATCGCGCGGTGGTCTGAATCGACGACGCCCGACCAGATGATCAGAAAACTCGACCGGTCACCGTGGAAGCCGCCGAATGTCTTCCTGTTCCGCTATGGCGCAGACGGTTACACACTGAGGTTGGCAAAGGATGTCTATCCGAACGACCCGAACGTCAGCCGGTACTCGGTCACGTTCGATCCCGCGGTGTTCGCCGATCCACGGTTCGCGGTGACCGAGGTCGGCCCGTTCGTGGTGGTGGTCCGGCGATGA
- a CDS encoding arabinosyltransferase domain-containing protein, which translates to MPSLTVRRAKIVAIITGLLGLFMALATPLMPVQQTTAQINWPQDNTVGSVAAPLISYVPIDFDAHVPCRAIEQLGDGESVLLSTTPKEAEKSPERGLFIRKTGQPGDPADRQTIEVVIRNLPLVSATLAQVRAQDCREIVVHADSEAVSAEFVGMHNDQGEPLDGTTAGRESNTYDQDQRPQVTGLFTDLSGPAASQPGLSAHATIDSRYTTAPTILKWLVLVVGIICTLLSLAALAVLDSTDGRKHRRILPARWWRLNARDYVVIGALILWHFIGPNTSDDGYLLTMARVAQNAQYTANYFRWYGAPEAPFGWYYQVFGLLSHVSVASPWMRIPALICGIGVWLIISHEVLPRLGRAAITRPSVGWTAAFVFLVSWFPFDNGLRPEPIICLGALLTWCSVERAIATGRLLPAAVACLIGAFSLAAGPTGLLAVAALIAGARPMILALIKRAKVIGGGRWAYVALVAPILAAGTFIIFVVFSNLTLRSFVEASQMKTALGPSGHWYNEINRYSSLFAFSADGSIVRRFAVLAMILGLVVSAAMLIRRSRIPGTALGPSRRIVAITFASLVFLMFTPTKWTHHFGVFAGLGAALAAIAAIAASNHVMHSRRNRTLFAALVLFIAGLAFTAPNSYYYSSAWGMPWGVMQVTIAGVNLANLLLYAALVLLLAALWFHFREPFTGADPADEIPDPSARPWYRRLAAMLASAPLAFVAAAVVIFALVTAMFAGIQQSSSYSVPRANLEALKGEECGMADKVWVETDPSRYQLTPVDGSIADPLAGPPRAPTDATQPATTGFTANGVDEDLETTASEGSLGVLAGSAVASPDVLTANAGGTGGGIESTAGVNGSYAQLPFFLDPAKTPVMGSYSKTDQVPAHLTSAWYAMPADYKDRPMVAFSVAGLFDNPDLLLEYTTDPVGPGTRDASLHATGDTEMIDPGPRPSWRNARVTTDSLPDDITAVRIVATDENLSEDRFIVVTPPRLPEMQTLQQVVGREDPVHVDWTSGLSFPCQRPFTHKDGVAEIPKWRIMPGADLAAAVSAWQNSFGGGPLGWIEVSQQATAMSTYLQDDIGRDWGALERYTPYGDVTTLADVDTGTATRSGLWSPAPIRH; encoded by the coding sequence GTGCCATCGCTGACGGTCCGACGAGCCAAGATCGTCGCCATCATCACCGGACTGCTCGGACTGTTCATGGCACTGGCCACGCCGCTCATGCCGGTCCAGCAGACCACGGCGCAGATCAATTGGCCACAGGACAACACCGTCGGATCGGTTGCCGCCCCGCTGATCAGCTATGTCCCCATCGACTTCGACGCGCACGTCCCGTGCAGGGCCATCGAGCAACTCGGCGACGGCGAATCGGTACTGCTGTCGACGACGCCCAAAGAGGCCGAGAAATCCCCGGAACGCGGGCTGTTCATCCGCAAGACCGGGCAGCCCGGCGACCCCGCCGATCGGCAGACCATCGAGGTGGTCATCCGCAACCTCCCGCTGGTCTCGGCGACATTGGCGCAAGTCCGAGCGCAGGACTGCCGCGAGATCGTCGTGCACGCGGACTCCGAAGCGGTGTCGGCCGAGTTCGTCGGGATGCACAACGACCAGGGCGAACCACTCGACGGCACCACCGCGGGCCGGGAGTCCAACACCTACGACCAGGATCAGCGACCGCAGGTCACCGGACTGTTCACCGACCTCTCCGGTCCGGCCGCGAGCCAACCGGGCCTCAGTGCGCACGCCACCATCGACTCCCGCTACACGACGGCGCCGACCATCCTGAAATGGCTCGTCCTGGTCGTCGGCATCATCTGCACCCTGTTGTCGTTGGCCGCGCTCGCCGTCCTCGACTCCACCGACGGCCGCAAACACCGGCGCATCCTCCCGGCGCGCTGGTGGCGACTCAACGCCCGCGACTACGTGGTCATCGGCGCGCTGATCCTGTGGCACTTCATCGGACCCAACACCTCCGACGACGGCTATCTGCTGACCATGGCCCGCGTCGCGCAGAACGCGCAGTACACGGCCAACTACTTCCGATGGTATGGCGCGCCCGAGGCGCCGTTCGGCTGGTACTACCAGGTCTTCGGACTACTCAGTCACGTCAGCGTGGCCAGTCCGTGGATGCGCATCCCCGCGTTGATCTGCGGCATCGGCGTCTGGCTCATCATCAGCCACGAGGTGCTGCCGAGACTCGGTCGTGCCGCCATCACCCGCCCTTCCGTCGGGTGGACCGCCGCCTTCGTGTTCCTGGTGTCGTGGTTCCCGTTCGACAACGGTCTGCGCCCGGAGCCGATCATCTGTCTGGGCGCCCTGCTCACGTGGTGTTCGGTGGAACGTGCCATCGCGACCGGACGTCTGCTACCCGCCGCGGTGGCCTGTCTGATCGGAGCGTTCAGCCTGGCCGCCGGTCCGACCGGTCTGCTCGCCGTGGCCGCGCTCATCGCGGGCGCACGACCGATGATCCTGGCACTGATCAAGCGCGCGAAGGTCATCGGCGGCGGTCGATGGGCCTACGTCGCACTCGTGGCACCGATCCTCGCGGCAGGCACCTTCATCATCTTCGTCGTGTTCTCCAATCTCACGCTGCGATCATTCGTCGAGGCGTCGCAGATGAAGACCGCCCTCGGACCATCTGGCCACTGGTACAACGAGATCAATCGCTACTCGTCGCTGTTCGCCTTCTCCGCCGACGGCTCCATCGTCCGACGGTTCGCCGTCCTCGCGATGATTCTCGGCCTGGTGGTCTCGGCGGCCATGCTGATCCGCCGGTCCCGCATCCCGGGCACCGCGCTGGGTCCGTCCCGACGCATCGTCGCGATCACCTTCGCGTCGTTGGTCTTCCTGATGTTCACGCCGACGAAGTGGACACACCACTTCGGGGTGTTCGCCGGACTCGGGGCGGCGCTCGCCGCCATCGCGGCGATCGCGGCGAGCAATCACGTCATGCATTCCAGGCGCAACCGCACACTGTTCGCGGCGTTGGTCCTGTTCATCGCGGGGCTGGCGTTCACAGCACCCAACTCGTATTACTACTCGTCCGCCTGGGGAATGCCCTGGGGCGTCATGCAGGTCACCATCGCGGGCGTGAACCTGGCAAATCTGCTGCTGTACGCAGCACTCGTACTCCTGTTGGCAGCCTTGTGGTTCCACTTCCGTGAGCCGTTCACCGGTGCCGATCCGGCCGACGAGATCCCCGACCCCTCGGCTCGGCCGTGGTACCGACGGCTCGCGGCGATGCTGGCCTCGGCTCCCTTGGCCTTCGTCGCTGCGGCGGTGGTGATCTTCGCCCTGGTCACCGCGATGTTCGCCGGCATCCAGCAGAGCTCGTCGTATTCCGTGCCGCGTGCGAATCTGGAGGCGCTGAAGGGCGAGGAATGCGGTATGGCCGACAAGGTCTGGGTCGAGACGGACCCCAGCCGATACCAGCTCACCCCCGTCGACGGATCGATCGCCGACCCGTTGGCAGGCCCGCCGAGGGCACCGACCGACGCAACCCAGCCGGCCACCACCGGCTTCACCGCGAACGGGGTGGACGAGGATCTCGAGACCACGGCGAGCGAGGGCTCACTGGGCGTGCTGGCCGGCAGCGCAGTCGCGTCGCCGGATGTACTGACCGCCAACGCCGGCGGCACCGGGGGCGGCATCGAGTCGACTGCCGGGGTCAACGGCAGTTATGCACAACTCCCGTTCTTCCTCGACCCGGCGAAGACGCCGGTGATGGGCAGCTACTCGAAGACCGATCAGGTCCCGGCACATCTGACGTCGGCGTGGTACGCGATGCCCGCTGATTACAAGGACCGTCCGATGGTGGCATTCTCGGTCGCCGGTCTCTTCGACAATCCGGACCTGCTGCTCGAATACACCACCGACCCGGTCGGACCGGGTACCCGCGACGCGTCGCTGCATGCCACCGGTGACACCGAGATGATCGACCCCGGCCCGCGCCCGTCGTGGCGGAACGCCCGTGTCACAACTGATTCACTGCCGGACGACATCACCGCGGTGCGGATCGTCGCGACCGACGAGAACCTCTCGGAGGACCGCTTCATCGTGGTCACCCCGCCTCGACTCCCGGAGATGCAGACGCTGCAGCAGGTGGTCGGGCGCGAGGACCCTGTGCACGTCGACTGGACCTCCGGCCTCTCTTTCCCGTGTCAGCGGCCGTTCACCCACAAGGACGGGGTGGCCGAGATCCCGAAGTGGCGGATCATGCCGGGTGCCGACCTGGCCGCCGCGGTGTCCGCATGGCAGAACTCCTTCGGCGGAGGCCCGCTCGGCTGGATCGAGGTCTCTCAGCAGGCCACCGCGATGTCGACCTACCTCCAGGACGACATCGGACGTGACTGGGGCGCGCTCGAGCGCTACACCCCGTACGGCGACGTGACCACGCTCGCCGATGTCGACACCGGAACCGCCACCCGCAGTGGGTTGTGGAGCCCGGCGCCGATCCGGCACTGA
- a CDS encoding antibiotic biosynthesis monooxygenase, whose translation MTSPQLHRIDKFSVPAEAMTEFLARVRHTHQILGDQPGIVRNDVVTLVDGESDYNVVTAVTWESRAALQNAGRAVAADVAASGFDRAAFLGRLGVTADFGTYS comes from the coding sequence ATGACATCACCGCAGCTCCACCGCATCGACAAGTTCTCCGTGCCCGCCGAGGCGATGACCGAATTCCTCGCCCGGGTACGGCACACCCACCAGATCCTCGGGGACCAGCCGGGCATCGTCCGCAACGACGTCGTCACCCTGGTCGACGGCGAGAGCGACTACAACGTGGTGACCGCGGTGACCTGGGAGTCGCGCGCGGCACTCCAGAACGCCGGTCGTGCGGTCGCCGCCGACGTTGCCGCGAGCGGATTCGACCGAGCCGCTTTCCTCGGGCGACTCGGGGTCACGGCGGACTTCGGGACGTACTCGTGA